Proteins encoded by one window of Mus musculus strain C57BL/6J chromosome 10, GRCm38.p6 C57BL/6J:
- the Srgn gene encoding serglycin precursor produces the protein MQVPVGSRLVLALAFVLVWGSSVQGYPARRARYQWVRCKPNGFFANCIEEKGPQFDLIDESNNIGPPMNNPVLMEGPSKDFISNYDDYGSGSGSGSGSGSGSGSGSGSGFLGDMEWEYQPTDESNIVYFNYKPFDRILTEQNQDQPEDDFII, from the exons ATGCAGGTTCCCGTCGGCAGCAGGCTTGTCCTGGCTCTCGCCTTCGTCCTGGTTTGGGGATCTTCAGTGCAAG GTTATCCTGCTCGGAGAGCCAGGTACCAGTGGGTCCGCTGCAAACCGAATGGCTTTTTTGCGAACTGCATCGAGGAGAAGGGACCACAGTTTGACCTAATAGATGAATCCAATAACATCGGCCCTCCCATGAATAATCCTGTTTT gaTGGAAGGACCCTCAAAAGATTTCATCTCCAATTATGATGACTATGGGTCAGGTTCGGGCTCCGGCTCTGGCTCCGGCTCTGGCTCGGGTTCCGGCTCCGGAAGTGGCTTCCTAGGTGACATGGAATGGGAATACCAGCCAACAGATGAAAGCAATATTGTCTATTTCAACTATAAGCCTTTTGACAGGATTCTCACTGAGCAAAACCAAGACCAACCAGAAGACGATTTTATTATATGA